Within Planktothrix serta PCC 8927, the genomic segment TCGGCAGATCGAAAGTCCTAAACCCGTTCCTCCATATTGACGATTGGTAGTAGAACTAGCCGGGGAAAAGGGTTTAAAAATCTGAGACTGGAATTCCGTAGAAATGCCAATTCCGGTATCTTTGACCGAGAACTTAACTTTAATTGTATCAGCATAGTCCGCTAATATTTTAATTGTTAAAATAATGTTACCCATTTCGGTAAATTTAATCGCATTACTAATAAAATTCAGGAGAATTTGATGTAGGCGTAGGGGATCTCCCTTTAGCTTTCGGGGTAAAGGGTTATCAATTAAGACAATGAGTTCTAAGTTTTTTTCTTCGGCTTTTATCGTTAATAAATCCAGGACAGTTTCAATACAGCTATCTAAATCAAAATCAACCGTTTCTAAACGCGCTTCTCCGGCTTCAAGTTTAGAAAAATCTAAAATTTCATTAATCACGGTCAATAAATGTTGAGCGCTGCAATAAATTGTTGAAGTATAGTCTCGTTGTTGGGAGGTGAGTTGAGTTTCTAAGAGTAATTCAACCATTCCCAAAACCCCGTTCATCGGGGTGCGAATTTCATGACTCATTTGGGCGAGAAAGTGGGATTGATATTCCGCCGATTGTAGTGCTGCTTCTCGCTGTTCAATCAGTTGACTAATGGGTGTTGTGACTAAAATAATCCCCCCGATTTCACCGGGTTTTTTATACCAAGGTTGCATCGCCCAACTTTGCAGAATTTTAGTTCCATCCTGCCGTTCCCAAATATCTTCTAATTCGGAAATGGTTTCACCCTGGAGCACTTGTTGATAAGCCGTTTTCCACTCGGATTTTAAATCAGGAAACAGATCATAATGGCTTTTTCCTAAAATCAATTGACCTTCTAAGTTATATTGAGAAAGCCAAGCTTGAGAATAGGCTAAATAGCGCATTTGAGAATCAAAAATAGCAATTGCTGTGGGCAGCTGGGAAATGAGTTGCCTAATGGAAATAGCCCCATTTTCCCAAAGGGAGTTGGGATCTTCTGCATAACCATTGAGCAGTAAACCAATAATTTTACCTTGGGGGTTTAACCAAGGATTAATATTCCAATAAATTAATTCTTCCTGTCCGTTATAAGTAGGAAGCAACTGTTGTAACTGAATCGATTTTTGGGTCGTTAAAACATAGTTATAAAGTATTGCTACTTCTTCCTGTATAGAGGGAGGAACACATAACGCTAAGTAATTTTTACCCCAAACTTCATGACGTTGCCATCCATAACGTTTTGCCGCGCTAGAATTCCATTCTTGAATTCGGTAATCTAGGGATAAACCTATGACCATACAGTCAATTTGTTCTACCATTGACTGTAATTCAGTGAAGTTCGTTTTCCAGCCCAAGGCTAATTGTCTTTGTTGCCAAGCCCATCCGAAAGCAACTAAGACTAAACTGGTTAAAATGAAGTATAAAATCACAACTGTAGGCTCAAGAATGAATAAAAAAGGGAAAACGGGGGCTAACATACAGTTCAAGTCTATCGACTTGATTTTGACCCAAGTTTCTACACTTTAGCTGAATCTATTGTATAACTGTCAGTCTAATTTTATTAGATTTACAGAAAAAAAGAAAAGAGTGTCTGCGAATCTAAAAAATACCTTAGCACAACTCAACAGGTTTGGGATGTAATGAGTGTAACACTCCTGAATCAGCAAAAACCGGGCAGAGGAAAATAGATTAGGATTAGGTTAGACTCATCAATAACCCTAACAAAGCAGAATTGTATTAAATCAATAGAACCAATAGAACTGTGTCGAAAGTAACTTGAATATTATACGAAAAATGTCTAGGTAACTCGCTCAGTTACCTAGACAAAACATCATCTTTCAGTGTTCAACTGCTCAACAATTGAAAACTTATTCATTAATGTTTATCGATCTCTTTTTTTACCCCATCTTTAGTATCTTCAACGGCGTGCTTTGTAGAAGCTTCAGCTTGCTTCATTT encodes:
- a CDS encoding hybrid sensor histidine kinase/response regulator is translated as MILYFILTSLVLVAFGWAWQQRQLALGWKTNFTELQSMVEQIDCMVIGLSLDYRIQEWNSSAAKRYGWQRHEVWGKNYLALCVPPSIQEEVAILYNYVLTTQKSIQLQQLLPTYNGQEELIYWNINPWLNPQGKIIGLLLNGYAEDPNSLWENGAISIRQLISQLPTAIAIFDSQMRYLAYSQAWLSQYNLEGQLILGKSHYDLFPDLKSEWKTAYQQVLQGETISELEDIWERQDGTKILQSWAMQPWYKKPGEIGGIILVTTPISQLIEQREAALQSAEYQSHFLAQMSHEIRTPMNGVLGMVELLLETQLTSQQRDYTSTIYCSAQHLLTVINEILDFSKLEAGEARLETVDFDLDSCIETVLDLLTIKAEEKNLELIVLIDNPLPRKLKGDPLRLHQILLNFISNAIKFTEMGNIILTIKILADYADTIKVKFSVKDTGIGISTEFQSQIFKPFSPASSTTNRQYGGTGLGLSICRHLVEMMGGEIGFESCLGEGSNFWFNVEFSKAETLISNRVPELEQVKLLVVDSNPLVRQSVCSFAQSWGIEVDEVEDGNTALTVWKTSIQQGHPYQVILIDLPLLNREGVKLVRALHDYQGETPTKMILMSKINQRDRAEQVINLGDYSYLLKPVAPLRFLQSLVVTLNLKSPAILTRLHQWQHQTHRLETFHTREHHFNPQAHPLKILLAEDDPINQKVILSQLKLLGYEADLVNNGQTVLERLTYNNYDIILMDCQMPILDGYQATQRLRQHPEISQRQPIVIALTASAMSSDRERCIEAGMDDYVSKPVELNALGKILQRWSYSRLSAPNSKPSFLHSVNSADLQPAFVPDTSTLESSPMSTLTIAEIPVNLERLNRLFKGNLQLQQRLLYLFIEQAQLRIQTLEQAIINQDFTSIKQQAHALKGSSATAGILEIPEIAKQLEDLALQQNIEGTTELVKKLQQHLSRVQVFVQEELS